The Spirosoma sp. SC4-14 DNA window GATGATAAAAAATTGCATAGTTTCAAATGACAATTAGTATATCGGAAAACATACTCGGTATAAATAAAGATACCGAAAGCAAATATAAATATAGCTTTAATCAATTATCTGAAGGCAATAGCATCTAATTCTTATACGATATTCTCACTATTGCTAGTTACGCCAATCGTTAATCAAACGAACAGAAACAATTGAAACATCAATAGCTCGTAATGATGCTTACTGTTAAGCATCATTACGAGCTATTGATGTTTCAATTGCCCTATACGTACTAATATGATTTAAGAACCGATTCGCGAATCGGCAATAACTCATACAAAGCTAAGATCGCCATTCACCAGCGCCTTTTGGTAGTTTTCCGGGTTAAACTGGTACAAATAGGGCGACTTATGCGCTTTGCCTGTTCGGCGCTCGTCGAGCCGGGTCAGAATATGCAGACTCATAATTTTTTTGTGGAAGTTGCGCGCATCCAGCAAACGGCCCAACACGGCTTCATAGAGTCGCTGGAGTTCAGGAATGGTAAACTTTTCGGGCAACAGATTCAGGCCAATGGGTTGCCAGTTTAGTTGTAAGCGAAGGGTTCGCAGCGCCACTTCGATAATGTGCTTGTGGTCGTATAACAACGATGGTAGATCCGAGACATCCCACCAGCAGCACTCATCGGACATAAAATCGGCGGAGGGCATCACCTTTGTCTGATCAACCAATGCATAATATCCCATCGAAATGGTTCGTTCGGGCCACGAACCACTGCCGAATGGAATGGCCATTTTCTGGCGACGCCATGTATCTTCCCGATCATATCGCACCGCATCGCCAAACAAACGAAACTGTTGCAGAAATAATTGATCCAATCCGGTTCGCTCGCGCAATACCCGATTGGCGGCCACATCGACTGATTCATTTTTATAAATAAACCCACCCGGCAAACACCATTCATTGGTATTTTTCCATCGTAACAGTAAGACTTTCAGATGGGTGTCATAAAAACCGAATATCACACAGTCGAGCGACAGCCCGAGCACGCATTCGTCTGATACTTTTTTAAAATGGGCAAGCAATTGTTCGGTAAAAGTCATACCAAAAGCTCTTTTTCTTTTTACTGGTCCTGGAGCACTCCACCCAGGCCGTACAATTTACAATTTGAACATAATCGGTGTATAACTCATCGTAGTTAAGCCTGCACCTTTACGCTAAAAATCCTTTTTCTATGGCACGTTCACGCCCAATAATACTGTTGCTGCTTTTAGGCCTGTTTGCTGGCATCCGGCTGGTTGAGGCTCAGAAACTGGCACCCGGCCCGCAAGTACTGACTTTTTTCTCCGATGTCGATGATACCGAGCAGCCTTATGGCCTATATATCCCCAAAAACT harbors:
- a CDS encoding NUDIX domain-containing protein, with product MTFTEQLLAHFKKVSDECVLGLSLDCVIFGFYDTHLKVLLLRWKNTNEWCLPGGFIYKNESVDVAANRVLRERTGLDQLFLQQFRLFGDAVRYDREDTWRRQKMAIPFGSGSWPERTISMGYYALVDQTKVMPSADFMSDECCWWDVSDLPSLLYDHKHIIEVALRTLRLQLNWQPIGLNLLPEKFTIPELQRLYEAVLGRLLDARNFHKKIMSLHILTRLDERRTGKAHKSPYLYQFNPENYQKALVNGDLSFV